DNA from Candidatus Edwardsbacteria bacterium:
CATGGCCGGCGGCAAAGGCCCCTCTCATCAGGGACCGTAGAGAGTCCAGCTCATCCCGGGTGACCTGCTTGTCCTCTCCGGGGCCGCAAATGGCCCTGGCCAGCAGGGCGGCCTCCAGCCATTTGCCGGTCTGGACCGGATTCATCGAATAGGCGTTAAGTTTTATTTTATCTGTCTCCACCCCCACGTGCCGCTCCAGGATCTGGGCGCCCTTGGCCACGGCGATCTTTACCACATCCAGGTTGTCCGGGGCCTCATGCCCGGAATACCCGATGGCCGTGCCGGGATACCTCTTGCGCAGTTTGTCGATGAACCCGGCATTGATGTTCTGGTTGCTGGCCGGATAGACACCCACGCAATGCAGCAGGGCGAAATTTGCATGCCGGTGGCCGCAGAAGCTGGCTATCTTGTCTATCTGCGGCAGGGTCAGGCCGCCGGTCGAGGCTATCACCGGCTTGCCGGTCCGGCATATCTCTTCCAGCAGGGGCCAGTCGTTGGCGCTGCAGCTGGCGATCTTGATGATGGAGATGCCGTGCTCCACCAGCAGGGCCACCGAGGGCTCGTCGAATGGCGTGCAGATGGCCTCCATCCCCTGCTCCTTGATGGCCTGCACCAGCTGCTGGAACTGGCTGGCGTTCAGCCGAGTATCCAGGAACCGTTTGATATGCTTGCTCGCCCCGGAATTGATATGGTCCTTATGGATGAAGCTGTCCAGCTCCCGGTACTGTAGCTTGACCCCGGCCCGGATGCCGTGCTTGCGGGCTATCGCTCCCATCTCGGCAATGATCTTCAGTCCGTGCTCCACGCTGCCCTGATGGTTGTTGGCCATTTCGAAAATGTACAGATTCTTAAAAATATCCTTCATTTCGTCTCCAGTGACTGTTATTTATCAAGGTCATCCAGCATCGATTTTATCTGGTCAAGACTGGCCATCCTGTCGTCAATGTAATAATCCGCCGCCGGTTTTCCGAACATCAGCTGGTGGTACCTGAGGCCGCAGGATTCAAGCTGTTGCCGGGTGGTCTCGGTCCAGTCGATCCCCGTCACATAGCCGCGGGCGGTGAACAATATTATCCGGTGGCCCCGTTCATAAAGCCGGTTTATCAGGCTGACCGTTTCCGGCCGGGGCCGGGCCAGGGAGTAATCGTTGCCTGGAACCAGCGACATGATGATCCCGTCAATGTCGAAACAGAATGTCTTCTTATCCATCACTTGGCCTTGAGTATCTTTCTGACGGTCTTCAGCTGATCCGGCCGGTCGATGTCCCAAAAGTGGTCCATTACGTACCCGTGAATGACATCGCCGGTCATCGATCTTTTATTCAAGATCACGTTCGTTCTTATCACGTCGATAGAAGCATTCTGCAGATATGCTTTGGGCAGCGATTGCCTTGGCATATTATAGGCTTCTTTGATGCTGCTTTTGATCACCGGTGAAAGTTTTCCGGCTTCGTCGCGGAACCACATTTTAAAAGGGGTCTCGGGGGCCGGTACCACGGATCGGACGGAATCGATCCCTGGGTTTTCAGTAATGATCCGGACCATTTTATCGATATCCTCGGAATTCCTTATGGGATAGGTCGGCCTTAGATGTACACAGATCTCCGGTTGATAGTCCTCATTGAGCCGCAGCCATTCCAGGGCATGGATAAATACTTCCAGGTCTGTCGAGCGATCGCCTGACATCTCCCGCGGTCGCAGAAAAGGAGTCTCGGCTCCGTATTTGTTGGCAATGGCTGCATAGCGTCGGCTATCGGTGCTGACAATGATCCTGGTGATCTTTTTTGATCTCCGGGCATGTTCGATGGAGTAGGCCAGGAGCGGTTTCCCGCCCAACAGCCGGATGTTTTTATTGATGATCGATTTCGACCCGCTGCGGGCCGGGATCAGGGCCAGGATGTTCATATTCT
Protein-coding regions in this window:
- a CDS encoding N-acetylneuraminate synthase family protein; the protein is MKDIFKNLYIFEMANNHQGSVEHGLKIIAEMGAIARKHGIRAGVKLQYRELDSFIHKDHINSGASKHIKRFLDTRLNASQFQQLVQAIKEQGMEAICTPFDEPSVALLVEHGISIIKIASCSANDWPLLEEICRTGKPVIASTGGLTLPQIDKIASFCGHRHANFALLHCVGVYPASNQNINAGFIDKLRKRYPGTAIGYSGHEAPDNLDVVKIAVAKGAQILERHVGVETDKIKLNAYSMNPVQTGKWLEAALLARAICGPGEDKQVTRDELDSLRSLMRGAFAAGHVKKGEALSRDKVYFAIPCLEGQTTAFEYHESMTAAGDYRPDQPIKEIRGERSKIDLVRSVVHEVKGMLNEANIVPGSDVLIELSHHYGIERIREYGAVIVDIVNRMYCKKLLIVLPGQKHPTHHHKTKEETFHLLSGDIEINLGDNQLVKMTPGDTLLVEPGTRHSFTSRSGAIIEEISTTHIKGDSYYDDDEINKKDLLERKTVVENW
- a CDS encoding acylneuraminate cytidylyltransferase family protein, with translation MNILALIPARSGSKSIINKNIRLLGGKPLLAYSIEHARRSKKITRIIVSTDSRRYAAIANKYGAETPFLRPREMSGDRSTDLEVFIHALEWLRLNEDYQPEICVHLRPTYPIRNSEDIDKMVRIITENPGIDSVRSVVPAPETPFKMWFRDEAGKLSPVIKSSIKEAYNMPRQSLPKAYLQNASIDVIRTNVILNKRSMTGDVIHGYVMDHFWDIDRPDQLKTVRKILKAK